The sequence below is a genomic window from Acetivibrio clariflavus DSM 19732.
TAAGGTACCTGAAGGAAGTGAAATTTACATTCTAGGAAAGAATGGAAATTATGTGATGAATATATATGACAGGACTTTAAATGGCGATTACTCTCAATATGATTTATACCTTCGAGATGGTACTACACTTAATAGCGGAAGTATTAACAGAACAATTGATGATGAAGATTATATTTTTACCTTTGAAACCATACAGCAAATTAATGAAACGCCGCTTGAATGGAGAGTTTTTTTGAAAACGGAGGCAGCTTCTGTTACCAAGGGAATAATTGACGTAGGAATGAAGATCTTTTTCCTTGGGCTTGCCGGTGTAACTTTTGGATTTATATTTTCAGTGTTTCTTATAAGAAGATATAATCTTTTGATGGATAAGAAGTATAACGAAAGACATTCCATTTTGATGGAACAGGAACGTTTGGCATCGCTGGGGCAACTGATAGGGGGAATTGCCCATAATTTTAAAACTCCTATCATGTCAATAGCAGATGGATTGGAAGCAATCAAAGAGCTGGCTTTGGAGTATGACAGATCAATAGAAAATGAAAACGTAAAGGAAAGTGACCATCACAGAATAGCTGCAGAAATGAGGGAATGGGTAAAGAAAATAAGGCCTTATTGTGCATATATGTCCGATATTATTTCAGCTGTCAAAGGACAAGCTGTCAATTGCAATGAGTCATCGGTGGGAAGTTTTGCAATTAAGGACTTAATTAACAGGGTACAGATTCTTATGAACCATGAACTCAAAAAGAATCAGTGCAATACGAATATATTCAATAGAGTGGATGAAATGACTGAAATAAGAGGAGAAATAAACAATCTTGTTCAAGTGATGAATAACCTTATTTCCAATGCTATTGAAGCATATAGGGGAAAACCCGGAAATATAGATGTTATATTCGAGAAAACGTCAAAGGAACTTGAAATCACAGTCAGAGATTACGGATGCGGAATACCTGAAAGGGTAAAAAATAAACTTTTAAAAGAGATGATTACAACGAAAAGCGACAAAGGAACAGGTATAGGACTTTATATATCCTATTCTACAATAAAGGGGAAATTTGCCGGTTCTATGCATATTGAAAGTGAGGAAGGCAAAGGAACATTGGTAAAGATAATTATACCTTTGACCAAAAAATAAGCAATGTCTACTCTACTGTGATACAGCTAAAAACCTGTATCCCCTTTCCCTGCCCGAAAGATGTAAGACCTTCACCGGTGGTGGCTGTAATGCCTATGGAATTTTCCGGAATACACAGAAGTTCGGAAAGACTTTTTCTAATCTCGGGAATTTTAGGAGTAATTTTAGGTATTAAGCACTCTATGGAAATAGAAAGGTGAAGGATGCGTCTACCGTTTAAATGTTTAAGAGCTTCCTTTAAATATACTTTACTGTCTTTTATTCCTTTATTGAGGCATAAATCGTCACTTACCGGACCTAAAATATTTACACACGTTACTCCGGAAATGGCATTGGTTATGGAATGAAGGATTACATCGGCATCACTGTTTCCTTCAAGGGGAGGGGCATCATCAAATATAACTCCTCCGAGAATCAATTTCTTTTCTGTGTTTTCAAAATCAAATCTATGACTATCCTGTCCAATTCCCACTATCATAATCAAATCAAGCCCTTTTAAAAGTACTGTTTTATATAACTTCCAGGTCTTTAATCCTGCTGATTTTGCCTATTTTCTATAAGTTCAAAGACTTAAAATATTACAAGAATTATACATTATCCCCGGAAAAAAGGCAAGGTACTTTTTGGACAAGAGTATGAGTTGGTTTGTAAAAAGTTTTTGAATAAAAACACTTGTATGTAAATAATTCGCTTAAATATGTCAATACTATTTTTGTGAATTGAAATTATAAAATATATAAAATGCGAGAAGGAAAATTAAGTTGATTTGGAGGGATTGATATGAACAGGAAATTGACGTTGATGATTGTTTTGGCAGTTGTATTTACGTTGATATTGGGGTTTACTGCATTTGAAACCGGAAGTATTTCAGCTGCCCCAACCTTTGAAAAGGTAAACTTTACTTCAGCGGTTGTCACAGCTACACATCTGAATGTTAGGCAGGGTCCTTCAACAAATTTCCCGATTATATGTGTACTTAAGAAAAATCAATGGGTAAATGTTTTGGGAAAAATAGGCGATTGGTATGCTATTTACGAACCTGAGACAAGATGTGTAGGAGCTGTTTCGGGACAGTATATAAAACCTGCTTCAACTAATACGACACAAACAACTACACAGGCAAAAGCAACAACTCCACCGAAAAATACAACAGGAACCTCGAAAACTTCTGCACCCAAAGTTGCTGCTACACCCAAAACTTCACCATCTGTTATTACCACACCGGTTACAGGAATAAGTAAAGATGAGCAAACATTACTTGACCTTGTTAACAAAGCAAGAGCTGATGCAGGAGTAGGACCGCTTCAATTCGATGAGGAACTGATGAAAGTAGCAAGGCTAAAAGCAAAGGATATGGTTGACAATAATTATTTTTCACATCAGTCACCGACCTATGGTTCACCTTTTGATATGATGAGACAGTTTGGCATAAGTTTTAAAACTGCTGGAGAAAATATAGCAGGAAACAGAACTGTTGAAGGTGCTTTTAAAGCGTGGATGAACTCTGAAGGACATAAAAAGAACATACTTAACGCAGGATTTAACTATACCGGAATTGGTATTGTGGATAGTCCGAAGTATGGAAAAATATTAGTGCAGCAGTTTATTGGAAAATAATGAAGCCCATTTGCAAGAGTTTTAAAACTTCAAATTCAGTTTACAGAAAGGTAATGACTTAGGACTTAGAAGCAGTTAGCTTTTCTGTGTTTGCCTCCTTAATTTACCAAAATATTAATAAAGTCCCCAGATAGTGTAAAAGCTTGAATCTGGGGACTTTATGCTATTCTTGAAAGATATTAAAATTTACACAATATTCTTTTTATCAAATTTTTTGTAAAAAATTGAGACTTTTTATCAGGTTAAAATTCTCTTTTTTAATCGTATAATTACTCGGAATAGCATTTCTGAAATTTAATACTATTTTCTTGACTATTTTCTTGGTTAGCCGGAATGAGCTGAAGTACGTGGTGAAAAAACAGATATTTGAAGTAGTATACCTGAATAGATACATATATCGTATGTCATCTTATAGTAGGCAAAGAAACGATGAATATAATAGGGAAGTTTCTAGAATTGTAGTTTAAATAGAGTGATACTTGTTTGAGTATGTAGAAATATACATAAAAAATAATAAAAATTGACAAAAACGTGAAATTATAATAATATATACATAAAATTAGCTATATTAAAAATTGATGGAAGGATGTGTGATATGAGTAACAACCAAAGTAAAGTAAGTACGAAAAGTATTTTTGCCATTGCTATTCCTCTTATACTGCAACAATTTTTTTATCAATTGCAAGTTTTAGTTGACAGAGCGATGTTGGGCCATGTTAATTCAGATTATTTTTCTGCAATTGGAAATGCTTTATTTCCATTTTACACAATTTGGTCTGCTGTGATTGCTGTTTGTGGTGGTACAACAATTTTGGTAGCTCAGTGTCTCGGCGCTAAGGATAATTTACAGGCAAAACAATATGCAGAATGTTCTTTTGCAGGTAATTCAGCCATTTCAATAATATTTTTCTTTGTATTTTTTCTTGGTCCAGGTGTTATATTTAGAATTATGGGTGTTCAATCGCCTATTTTAGAATACAGTATATCTTACGTGAAGATATTGTCATTTTCGCTAATACTTTTAGGTGCTGAGACAACTGCAACTTCAATAGTGCAGGGTATAGGAACAACAAAAATTATAATGTACGGAGGTATTTTGAGGAATATTCTTAATATTTTCTTTGATTGGGTCTTCATTTTCGGTAAATTAGGGATGCCGAGAATGGAAATTGACGGTGCTGCTTTTGCTACAACATTATCAAATGTTATAGTTGCTCCAATATTAATAATGTATGTATTCAAATCGAAAAAAATCCCTTTTAAATTAAGTCTAAGAAATGTTATAAAAACTAATTGGAGGTTATATAAAAAAGTTATAAAAATTGGTATACCATCGGGAATTGAATCTTCTCTTTGGAATATTGGAAACTTAATTGTAATAAAATATTTAAATATTCTGAGTATGACAGCTGTGGGAATTTATACTTTGATTTTTTCAATAGAAATGTTACCTTTTCTTTTATATATGGGATTAGCTAGAGCTTCTATGACTTTAGTCGGACATAAAACAGGAGAAGACAATCATAAGGAGGCAGTTAGGACTGGTTTCAGATGTATGAGATATTCTTTATTTATCTGTGCACTTATTTCACTTACATTTATTATATTTCCAGACAAAATACTTAGTATATTTACAAATGATAGAAGCTTAATAGAAAAATCTGTGCCATTTTTAATTTTTATATCTTTTACTATGTTTCCTAGAGCTATAAATAATGTAATTGGTTTAGGAATACAGGGAATAGGAGATACTAAATGGATGCTATATGGCCAGATAATGGGAACTATTACTATGGTATCCTTATCCTATTTACTTATTTTTAATGCTGGTTTAGGATTACTGGGACTATATATTACTTTCTTTATTGATGAATTTATTAGAGCTATTATCAATATTTTAAGATTTTGGAAAGGACGGGAGTTTTTCTTTTTAAAACCCTTTGAGAAAGTTATTACTAGCAGTTCTAATGTAGATGAAAATGTGTAATTTGCTTTAAAATTAAAGCTTCTTTCCCATATTACTTGATGTATATAAATTTATTAAAACCATAAAATGGATGTGCAAAAATGAGAAGGCATGTGATGTTACTAACATATAAGGCATTGGGATTAAAGCATACCTGTTGATGGAATAATTTAATAAATTTAACTTGATATAGAAAATCATACAATATTTTATATTACAAAGGGGGGTAAATTATGAGAAATGTGATTGAACAAGAATTCTTTTCTGCTGCAAGTGAATTAGAGGAATATAGAGGTTTAGAGCAAAAAGTACAGAGTGTTGATATTAAAGAAGAATCTGTAGATAGGCTTGTATACAAAGGAATATTAAATATTATTAATTCAGGTGTGAATATTAAGTCTAGAGCAGGGGAGGCATTGCAGGCATATAACACAAACTATATTCTTCTGAACCCTAGAAGGCGCCTTCATACTTTACGCGAAAAAGTGGCAATTCGGTATCTGTGTAGGGAATTGTTGTCATATTTTAAAGGAAGTTTAAAGGTATGGGATGGTCTGGCTCAAGCATCATCGTTTTGGGAAAAACTAGCCGATGAAAAAGGGGAAATAAATTCAAATTATGGCTATTATGTTTTCCATCAACCAATTATGAATTCACAATGTAAAAATCAATTTGAGTGGGTAATTAATGTTCTTATTAAAAATAAAGACAGCAGAAGAGGAATAATAAATATCAATCAGGTTCAACATAAAAAAGATACTAAGGATTTTCCATGTACAGTATCCCTTTTGTTTTTTATACGTGATGATTTTTTGTGTTGTGAAGTAAGTTCAAGAAGTACTGATGTTATTACCGGACTTCCGTATGATATTGGTTTTTTTTCCTTACTAACCGAATTGGTATTCGTAGAATTGAAGAGGAAAAGATATCAACAGTTAAAACTTGGTTATACCATGATGAAAACAAGTTTTACTCAGGTATATTTAAGAACTTTATCGAAAGCTCAAGAAATTATTGATACGATGCGTCTTAATCCTAATTATGAAAAATTAGATATGATGCCAAGCATTACAGATTCTGAGAAGTTTCTTTCAGATATTTATAATCTGGAAATGAAAACACCTTTAATGAAATGGATTTATGAAAAAGCTGAATTAGTGTGAGGAGAGTGTAAATGAAAATATATATAACGTCACAAAATGAAGCAAAAGTAAATGCTGTTAAAAATGTTTTTAGAAAAATATTTAATGAAGCAGAGTTCATTGCAATAAAAGTAAATTCTGGTGTGTCTGTTACTCCTACTACAGATGACGAAGCTTTAAAAGGTTGCATAAATCGTATAGAAGCTGTAAAAAGGCAAATAGAACTCTACGATGCAATTGTTTCAATGGAGGGATTAGTTTCTAAAAACAGTTATGGGTCTTTTGTTTACGGCTGGGCTGCTATTGATTTTTTTCGTTGCTCAAAACTAGCAATTGGTTGCAGTGCCAAAGTCATGCTGCCAGAAGATATAGCAGAGCAAGTTAGTAACAATATAGAACTCAGTGAAATTATCAAAGCTCGTTATAATGATATAAGCGCAGAACAAATGGAACGATGGGGGACGAATGGAATAATTACAAATGGTTTGTATACTAGAGTGAATGAGTTTGAAGATGCTTTATTGTGTGCCATTGGGTCAGTAATTAGGTATTTAGATTTTTAGGTTGATAAAGCTAATGGAGGGGATATATATGTATTTTGCGGTCGGAGTTGCAGCAGCTGCTGATTGCTGTAATAAAGAAATAGAGAATATAGCTTTTGAATTTGGGCAACAAATTGCTAAAAGAGGATATGCTATTGTTTGTGGTGGGATGGAAGGATTGATGGAACAGGTTTGTCGTGGAGCAAGAACGGTGATGAACAGAAAACCAGTTGTTGGAATTTTGCCTGGTTCTACAAAATTAGAGGCAAATCCGTATACTGATATTGTTATACCAACTACTTTAGGTTATATAAGGAATGTTCTGATACCAATTTCTTCAGACGTTTTAGTTGCTTTTAATGGAGGAGCAGGTACTCTAAGTGAAATCACCTATGCCTGGCAATATGACAAGCCTATCATTCTTATGGCTCATACTGGTGGTTGGTCAGAAAAATTAGCAAATACACCTTTAGATCATAGAAAAGGTAAAATATTAAAAACAGCATATTCCAATGATGAAGCACTTGCATTTATTGATGAAATATTTAACAAATGGAAAAAGGAATGCGTGAATATATGATGAAAGTCAGTCCGGAAAGCGTAGGTTTATCATCTACTCGTCTTCATCGCATAGATAAATTAATGCAATGTTGTATTGATAAAGGTATATGTGCTGGTGGAGTAGCCATGGTAGCACGTAAGAATAAAATTGTTTACCATGAAAGTTTTGGATTGATGGATATTAAAAGAGGTAAGCCAGTTCAGAAAGATACTATTTTTCGTATATGCTCAATGACTAAGCCAATAATATGTGTTGCTATAATGATGCTCTACGAAGAAGGATATTTTCAAATGGATACTCCTGTATCTAGATTTGTACCTGAGTTTAAAAACATGAAAGTAATAAAGCAAATAAATGATAAAGATTTTCGCTTAGTAAATATAGATAGGGAAATTACAATTCATGATCTATTAGTTCATACGTCCGGTTTAAGTTATGATATTCATACAGAAGAACTTACCTACAGACTGAACTTAAGCAAGGAAAAGTTCGAAAAAGAACATTCTATAGGCGAATTTATAAAAATTTTGACCACATTGCCATTAGCTCATCAACCAGGAGAGAAATGGAGTTATGGTTACTCAACAGATGTATTAGGTTATATTATTGAAGTAATATCCCAAAAATCATTAAGAGATTTTTTAAAACAGCAAATATTTGATCCATTAGGAATGGTAGATACTGATTTTTTTGTCAGAGAAGATAAGCATGATAGGTTATCTGAATTATATACATTTTCGGAAGAGCATGGTTTTGTTTTGGTGGAATCTGGTGTGGACTATAGAAAGAAACCTTTGTTTTGCAGCGGAGGAGGGGGAGTTTGTGACTTTGGAAGTGGTTTGGTTTCTACGGCAGAAGATTACATTCGCTTTGCTCAAATGCTTCTAAACAAAGGTGAACTGGATGGAAATCGCATTTTAGGACGAAAGACTGTTGAATTTATGACAATGAATCACTTATCAAGCAATTTACTCCCCATGATAACCGATAAGTCTAGACCATATGATTATGAAGGTTATGGTTACGGATTGGGATGGAAAGTTCTGCTAAGTTCTGCTCAGGCAGGAATTATTGGTACTAATGGTATGTATGGTTGGGGTGGTAATGCGAGAACAGAGTTTTTTATTGATCCGAAGGAAGAATTAATAGCATTATATATGACTCAATGTATACCATACCAACAAATAAAAGAGTTCCAAACAGTAGTATATCAAGCATTGATTGATTAATTTAGTTGATTTGCGCGCTATTCGCGCTATTTTAATATAGTATGGGAGGGATAAATTATGTGTAAAAAAAGTGAGGCTAATATTACTCTAGAAGACTCAATTGATAAGTTCAATATTGTCATAGCTGCAACGTTTACGGCTGACCCTTTAAGGGATACACTTGAATACTTTATGGACAAGCTTAACATTCCGTATAACATTGATTTCGCACCTTATAATCAAGTTCTTCAGCAATTAATTGACCCAAAAAGTTTATTTTCATTAAATACTAACGGAATCAATATTATTTTGATACGTTTTGAAGATTGGTTCAGATATTCAAGTAAAACTGTTGGATTAGAAGTAAAGAAAGAATTAATTCTGAACAATTCAAAAGAGTTAATATCTGTTATAAAAAAGAAAGTAGAAAATACTATGGTCCCATATTTTTTATGCATATGCCCATCGAGTCCTGAGACTGAATTGGAGTTTTTTCAAACGTTTGATTATGTTCAAAATGAATTTGAGAATATTATGTCAGATACAAATAAATTAGATATAATCAAATACCAACAAGTAAATGAGCTTTATCCTGTAAATAAGTATTATGATGAGCATACGGATAGAATTGCACATTTGCCTTATACGGAAGCTTTTTTTACTTCATTGGCTACTCTGCTTGCAAGAAAAATATATACATATTATTCTACGCCATATAAGGTAATAGTTGTAGATTGTGATAATACTTTATGGAAAGGAGTTTGTGGCGAAAGTGAGATCAAAGATTTAGAAATATCTAGCGGTTATCAGAAATTTCAAAATTTTCTCGAGAAAAAAAGATTAGAGGGAATGCTAATTTGTATTTGCAGTAAAAATAATGAAGAAGATGTTTTAAAAGTATTTGATAGTCACCCTGGAATGTTACTGAAAAGAGACTCAATAGTTTCGTGGCATTGTAACTGGGAACCAAAATCAAATAATATTAAAAATATATCTAAAAAATTAGGATTATCTTTGGAAAGTATGATTTTTATTGATGATAATCCTCTTGAATGTGCTGAAGTACGTGCTAATTGTCCGGAAGTTCTAACGTTGTTGTTCCCGGATAAAGATTATGAAATTCAAAATTTCTTAAACAATATATGGCCTTTTGATGATAGGAAGGTCACAAAGGAAGATACGAAGCGAACAGAATTCTATAGACAGAATATTAATAGAGAACGGCTTCTAAACGATTCCTTATGTTACGCTGACTTTCTAAAAGGACTGGAACTGAAGGTTGAGTTTGAAAGTGCCACATTGAGTAATATTTCACGAGTTGCCCAGATGACTCAGAGAATTAACCAGTTTAATTTTACAACTATACGAAGAAAAGAAAATGAATTAGAAAAATTATGTTTAAGTAATGAATATAAATGTTTTGTAGTTAGTGCAAAAGATAGATTTGGAGACTATGGGATAGTTGGAACTGTTATTATTAAATTAGAGCAAAATGAAATTATAATAGATACTTTTTGTCTAAGCTGTAGAGCACTTGGCAGAAACATTGAACATAAAATGATAGCTTATATATCGGAATATGCGTTGAAAAATAAAGTAGAGAATATTGTGATCCCGTTTATCAAAAGTGGAAAAAATAGTCCGGCATATAATTTCCTTAACAGTATATGTACTACTAAGAAAGTAGATGAAATGAAAAATATATATACTATACCTGCTAAGGTAGGCGCTTCATTAAAGGATAAAGTTTTCGAGAATAATAATTTTAAAGATGAATCAAGTAACATATCTGAAATCTCAAGCAAAAACAAAACTGAAGATAAAAAGAAAGAATCTGATTTTTTAGCATATATAGCCAAAAACCTGAATCATGTAAATAAGATTATGAAAGAGGTTAATGCTCAAAAAAGTAGTCGTACGTTAAAAAATGATTCGGGAGTTTTACCAGTTACTCCAATGGAAATAGAATTAGAAAAGATTTGGTCAGAATATTTAAAATTAAATAATATAGGGATACATGATGAATTCTTCGCCTTAGGAGGTACATCAATTTTACTGATAAAAATACTTTCAAAAGTAAAACAGGTATTTGACGTTGAAATCCCGATAGAGACTGTTTTTGAAGGTGATTTTACTATTTCGAAACTTTCAAGAGAAATTATACGGCATAAACTTAGTAAACTAGACTTAAATGAGGTTATAAAAGTGCTTGGTGATATAAACTTAATGCCGGAACATCAAATAATAAAATCACTTTTTATATAAATAGAGAAAGGAAGTTTGAAAGTTATGGGTTGCATAATATTTGAAACTTGTGGTACAGATGGAGATGTTTTGCCATTTATTCGTATAGGTAGAAAGTTATTAAATTATGGTCATAGGGTAGCAATTGTTACTCATAGCTATTATGAAAGTATTGCTAAGGAATCAAAGCTTGATTTTATTTCGGTAGATACTCCTGCTGAGTATGCGCAATTTATTAATGACAATGCTTCAACAAGTCAAAATCCTCAAGGACATATATTTTTTTTGAAACGCCATGTATTATCACGTGTTCTGAGAACTTATGATAAAATAAAAAATTATTATGTACCTGGTCAAACAGTTATTTTCTCAAAATCACCTGGATTTATATCAACAATAGTTTCCGAGAAACTTGATATACCAAGAGTTATGTGTTTTTTTGCTCCAAGTTTTATTATGTCGAAAGAATTTGTAATTACGTTTTATAATTTGCTAAAGGATGATATCATAAGTATTAGAAAAGAGTTAGGTCTCCATAGCGAATATAGTTGGGAAAAGTGGTGGAAATCGGCGGAAAGAAATATTGGCCTTTGGCCAGATTGGTTTGAAGCAGAAAAGTCAGATAGTATAAATTCAGATAGTATATATATTGAGAGAGTGGGGTTTGTTGTAGACTCAAGTGAGTTTTGCGATATACCGGATGATGTTAAGTCCTTAATAAATGATAAAGAAAAACCAATTTTAATTAACAGTAGCTCTAGTTCCTTATTTATTAATTCAGATTTTTTTGAATCCAGTATAAAAGCTTGTGAGGTATTGGGCCAAAAAGCTATTATAGTGGGTCGCCATAAAGAGTTTATGCCTGCAAACTTACCAAAGGGAATTTATTATTTTAGCCATCTTCCATTTGGTTATTTGATGACAGAAGCAAAAGCTATTATTCATCATGGAGGAATTGGTACTTCTGCACAAGCACTTGCATCAGGACTTCCCCAATTAGTTCTGGCAGGAGGAGTAGATAGACCGGATAATGCTATGTGTCTCAAGCGTTTAGGTGTTGGAGAATATCTGCTTCCTCCTCAATGGAATTATAAATGTGTAATGGAATCATTGCAAAGAATTATAACTTCTAAAACAGTAAAAGAAGCTTGCTTGAGTGTTGCAGAAAAGATGAAAAAGGATAATCCCATAGCTTCTATATGTAATATAATAGATTCTATTTTAAATTCTAAAGAAAGAAAAATGAATAAGGACAAATTATATTATGAAGGAAATGAATTTGCTACTTTAAAAAAATGTGACTATGATGAGAATAATTTTCATGAAAAAAATGATAATGAAAACGATATTGATAAACTTATAAAAAATTATTCTAAAGAAAAATTGGAATTAGCTTTATTGCTATTAACAAAATCAAGTCCAACCACCTTGGGTAAAGAGAGTTTAATAGTTAAGCAACCCCGAAAAGAAGGTATAAATATATTTCCACTTACATATTATCAAGAAAGATTTTGGTTTTTAAATAAGATAGAGCCAAATTCTTTAGCACTTAATACTTTTTCAGCCTATATGATTTATGGAAATCTGAACGTTGAGGCACTAGAAAAAACATTTAATGAAATCATCAATAGGCATGAAAATTTACGTACCACCTTCGGGGAAATAGATGGAAAACCAGTGCAATTTGTTTTACCAACGATTGAATTTAGATTACCAGTTATTGATATTCAAGGTGATGATAGAAATAATCAAAACCTAGAAGTCGAAAGAATTTTGAGTACAAAAAGTTATGAACCATTTGACCTATCAAAAGGCCCATTAATAAGAGTTCTACTAATAAAATTATCAGAGGATGAACATATAATTTGGTGGGGAATGCACCATATTATAAATGATGGATGGGGATCTACAGTACTTATCAGAGAAATTAAAGAATTGTACTCATGGTTTGCTTATAATAAAAAACATAACCTTTCTGAACTTAATGTGCAATGTCCTGATTTTGCAGTTTGGCAAAGAACATATTCCAATAAGGGTGAAAAAAAAGATAGAATGATAAAATACTGGAAAAAGCAATTAGAAGGTTGTAATTTTAAACTGAGTTTACCATCAGACTATACAAGGCCTTTGGTAAGAACTTATAATGGGTCGGAAGAGTTGTTTTACCTGCCTAAAAGTATTAGAACAAAATTGAAAACCTTATCTAATGAAGTTGGGGTTTCCCTATTTATGACTTTACTTTCAGCATTTAAATTACTTGTATACATAAATACAAATGAACATGATATTGTTATTGGTTCGCCTGTTTCCGGTCGTAACAGTGAAGTTCTAGAGAATTTGATTTGCGATTTAACAAATATGTTA
It includes:
- a CDS encoding sensor histidine kinase; its protein translation is MLKIHEKKSLDYLGDINEKKARAVWKVSLGVLLIVMISISILGFISFRMISASIQKNSMTSSIQLVKQTAQNIETILSDIDRLAVAITLDGKLNELVNNFNLSDNEHEKAEYSRHIREIMNIYAVNREDIADMAVVTDTMEYISSGELIIDYQGDVSSFNAVKLFRESGKDSLWVDTYIADAGSTYKSTGSFGQVITFVKKINAPESNESCGMLIINYKESYLYQLISDIKVPEGSEIYILGKNGNYVMNIYDRTLNGDYSQYDLYLRDGTTLNSGSINRTIDDEDYIFTFETIQQINETPLEWRVFLKTEAASVTKGIIDVGMKIFFLGLAGVTFGFIFSVFLIRRYNLLMDKKYNERHSILMEQERLASLGQLIGGIAHNFKTPIMSIADGLEAIKELALEYDRSIENENVKESDHHRIAAEMREWVKKIRPYCAYMSDIISAVKGQAVNCNESSVGSFAIKDLINRVQILMNHELKKNQCNTNIFNRVDEMTEIRGEINNLVQVMNNLISNAIEAYRGKPGNIDVIFEKTSKELEITVRDYGCGIPERVKNKLLKEMITTKSDKGTGIGLYISYSTIKGKFAGSMHIESEEGKGTLVKIIIPLTKK
- the ispF gene encoding 2-C-methyl-D-erythritol 2,4-cyclodiphosphate synthase — protein: MIVGIGQDSHRFDFENTEKKLILGGVIFDDAPPLEGNSDADVILHSITNAISGVTCVNILGPVSDDLCLNKGIKDSKVYLKEALKHLNGRRILHLSISIECLIPKITPKIPEIRKSLSELLCIPENSIGITATTGEGLTSFGQGKGIQVFSCITVE
- a CDS encoding CAP domain-containing protein, encoding MNRKLTLMIVLAVVFTLILGFTAFETGSISAAPTFEKVNFTSAVVTATHLNVRQGPSTNFPIICVLKKNQWVNVLGKIGDWYAIYEPETRCVGAVSGQYIKPASTNTTQTTTQAKATTPPKNTTGTSKTSAPKVAATPKTSPSVITTPVTGISKDEQTLLDLVNKARADAGVGPLQFDEELMKVARLKAKDMVDNNYFSHQSPTYGSPFDMMRQFGISFKTAGENIAGNRTVEGAFKAWMNSEGHKKNILNAGFNYTGIGIVDSPKYGKILVQQFIGK
- a CDS encoding MATE family efflux transporter, which codes for MSNNQSKVSTKSIFAIAIPLILQQFFYQLQVLVDRAMLGHVNSDYFSAIGNALFPFYTIWSAVIAVCGGTTILVAQCLGAKDNLQAKQYAECSFAGNSAISIIFFFVFFLGPGVIFRIMGVQSPILEYSISYVKILSFSLILLGAETTATSIVQGIGTTKIIMYGGILRNILNIFFDWVFIFGKLGMPRMEIDGAAFATTLSNVIVAPILIMYVFKSKKIPFKLSLRNVIKTNWRLYKKVIKIGIPSGIESSLWNIGNLIVIKYLNILSMTAVGIYTLIFSIEMLPFLLYMGLARASMTLVGHKTGEDNHKEAVRTGFRCMRYSLFICALISLTFIIFPDKILSIFTNDRSLIEKSVPFLIFISFTMFPRAINNVIGLGIQGIGDTKWMLYGQIMGTITMVSLSYLLIFNAGLGLLGLYITFFIDEFIRAIINILRFWKGREFFFLKPFEKVITSSSNVDENV
- a CDS encoding thymidylate synthase, whose product is MRNVIEQEFFSAASELEEYRGLEQKVQSVDIKEESVDRLVYKGILNIINSGVNIKSRAGEALQAYNTNYILLNPRRRLHTLREKVAIRYLCRELLSYFKGSLKVWDGLAQASSFWEKLADEKGEINSNYGYYVFHQPIMNSQCKNQFEWVINVLIKNKDSRRGIININQVQHKKDTKDFPCTVSLLFFIRDDFLCCEVSSRSTDVITGLPYDIGFFSLLTELVFVELKRKRYQQLKLGYTMMKTSFTQVYLRTLSKAQEIIDTMRLNPNYEKLDMMPSITDSEKFLSDIYNLEMKTPLMKWIYEKAELV
- a CDS encoding inosine/xanthosine triphosphatase, which encodes MKIYITSQNEAKVNAVKNVFRKIFNEAEFIAIKVNSGVSVTPTTDDEALKGCINRIEAVKRQIELYDAIVSMEGLVSKNSYGSFVYGWAAIDFFRCSKLAIGCSAKVMLPEDIAEQVSNNIELSEIIKARYNDISAEQMERWGTNGIITNGLYTRVNEFEDALLCAIGSVIRYLDF
- a CDS encoding TIGR00725 family protein — its product is MYFAVGVAAAADCCNKEIENIAFEFGQQIAKRGYAIVCGGMEGLMEQVCRGARTVMNRKPVVGILPGSTKLEANPYTDIVIPTTLGYIRNVLIPISSDVLVAFNGGAGTLSEITYAWQYDKPIILMAHTGGWSEKLANTPLDHRKGKILKTAYSNDEALAFIDEIFNKWKKECVNI
- a CDS encoding serine hydrolase domain-containing protein → MEKGMREYMMKVSPESVGLSSTRLHRIDKLMQCCIDKGICAGGVAMVARKNKIVYHESFGLMDIKRGKPVQKDTIFRICSMTKPIICVAIMMLYEEGYFQMDTPVSRFVPEFKNMKVIKQINDKDFRLVNIDREITIHDLLVHTSGLSYDIHTEELTYRLNLSKEKFEKEHSIGEFIKILTTLPLAHQPGEKWSYGYSTDVLGYIIEVISQKSLRDFLKQQIFDPLGMVDTDFFVREDKHDRLSELYTFSEEHGFVLVESGVDYRKKPLFCSGGGGVCDFGSGLVSTAEDYIRFAQMLLNKGELDGNRILGRKTVEFMTMNHLSSNLLPMITDKSRPYDYEGYGYGLGWKVLLSSAQAGIIGTNGMYGWGGNARTEFFIDPKEELIALYMTQCIPYQQIKEFQTVVYQALID